A window from Engraulis encrasicolus isolate BLACKSEA-1 chromosome 13, IST_EnEncr_1.0, whole genome shotgun sequence encodes these proteins:
- the p2ry8 gene encoding P2Y purinoceptor 8, producing MAGNGTKMDNDTLNLFTDTTASAVISTIYIVVTLISLLSNGMALWLLLFRTSPKTPTVVFMINLTLSDLVLGLVLPFQIHYLLNGYNWVLGSWSCTLLTTVFYANMYCSILTMTAISVDRYLGIVKPMTFREIREKTSYAVALCALMWVVVLTILLPLEQADLLYEVKELEIMTCFDVIRMDIMPSVYHWAGLFAVMFLFLFLIPFIVTIFCYISIIYKLVKGSNGNVTHQKGKVVRLAIIVLFVFVVCFAPNNFLLIIHPVSKLFFDKSLYMAYKLSLSLSCVNSCLDPFIFYFACKEFRRKLRKMLRLPSLSSVDTHMALKEDLYSMRSNPEDEFLSGYGPGTTILRLNSNASSHLSK from the exons ATGGCTGGGAACGGCACCAAAATGGACAATGACACCCTGAACCTGTTCACGGACACCACAGCCAGCGCAGTGATCTCCACCATATACATTGTGGTCACCCTGATCAGCCTCCTCAGCAACGGCATGGCCCTGTGGCTTTTGCTCTTCCGCACCTCCCCCAAGACGCCCACCGTTGTCTTCATGATCAACCTCACGCTCTCCGACTTGGTGCTGGGGCTCGTGCTGCCCTTCCAGATCCACTATCTCCTGAACGGCTACAACTGGGTGCTGGGCTCCTGGTCCTGCACGCTGCTCACCACGGTCTTCTACGCCAACATGTACTGCTCCATCCTCACCATGACTGCCATCAGCGTGGACCGCTACCTGGGCATCGTCAAGCCCATGACCTTCCGGGAGATCAGGGAGAAGACCTCGTACGCCGTTGCCCTGTGCGCCCTCATGTGGGTCGTGGTGCTCACCATCCTGCTGCCCCTGGAGCAGGCCGACCTGCTCTATGAG GTGAAGGAGCTGGAGATCATGACGTGTTTCGATGTGATCCGCATGGACATAATGCCCTCAGTGTACCACTGGGCAGGGCTCTTTGCTGTCatgttcctcttcctcttcctcatccccttcATCGTCACCATCTTCTGTTACATCAGCATCATCTACAAGCTGGTCAAGGGCAGCAACGGCAACGTCACCCACCAGAAGGGCAAAGTGGTGCGGCTGGCCATCATCGTACTGTTTGTCTTTGTAGTCTGCTTCGCTCCCAATAACTTCCTGTTGATCATCCACCCGGTCAGCAAGCTGTTCTTCGACAAGTCCCTCTATATGGCCTACAAGCTGTCGCTCTCGCTGAGCTGCGTCAACAGCTGCCTGGACCCGTTCATCTTCTACTTCGCCTGCAAGGAGTTCCGGCGGAAGCTGCGCAAGATGCTGCGGCTGCCGTCGCTGAGTAGTGTGGATACGCACATGGCCCTCAAAGAGGACCTGTACTCCATGCGCTCCAACCCAGAGGACGAATTCCTCAGCGGCTACGGCCCTGGAACCACCATACTGAGGCTCAACAGCAACGCCTCCAGCCACCTCTCCAAGTAA